The following coding sequences lie in one Phaeodactylum tricornutum CCAP 1055/1 chromosome 12, whole genome shotgun sequence genomic window:
- a CDS encoding predicted protein, with translation MSPLKSMAHCTAQIAAKMKRGGGTATGLRSFHFGTKEYSACFHGLPVVDTQRLRDSTISYLDSFDAELWYTDPIATLVNGENLGGSELADTLNALGKVNGKQALATPDQVNKIKAHIVSYESPYKDLRTEIRNVEENLMSEYAGFLIGNQSLDFQKQDGITEIEESIMANTIERRLNDFLLRDEAEGVVEISRKPIYVSCVSNFTNFLDLSRKTLRSLEVGIPCIVLGRSDTSQHSYRWTQLLLQLILNEGIDPGMLTFVSSSLNQIEEITTSCQNRTGNLYATCSRELAASIKQSYFNTIASTGGPNTLLTTTMDENVRLAIKTSATIESSGRCTALRHCVVPLSTKDEDIMGIFDSVKEISDGPFAVKNKLFDGIYANHEGSAIPSGLDRHENVDAFIKISDHLPVLGIKEFWRKVTVDFSRVNPTNEEDLDRLVVWLNENQPISLAINGPRLQVLKLGRTLFERTGMVVYTIGSPDKLEMPPAMTCQARPQEGECFGEFPPRASLSRYTKYPVVVPSSNPSYDAKYTTDYLRKLSVSEFFGKSTQAILDHISESTVLGYCILLIEYLQNATGQNPKRGLGVGRTSLWGLQRPPLGMKSFVHCGKDTTWDELAPIYIIFHVTTARDQIELSIDPQNKVLIKQCSLMKLPLTEESKQAMEDRLKGRNDVFSIVDAEPLQEFPMVGQFVSVYLPLGHIKSTMPNDEEFALRAAASNKWLTTLF, from the exons ATGTCTCCTCTGAAATCAATGGCACATTGCACGGCCCAAATTgcagcaaaaatgaaaaGAGGAGGCGGAACCGCCACAGGACTCCGTTCTTTTCACTTTGGGACAAAGGAATATAGTGCCTGCTTTCATGGGCTACCTGTTGTAGACACACAGCGACTGCGAGATAGTACGATATCCTATCTCGATAGCTTTGACGCGGAACTCTGGTACACCGACCCG ATTGCTACGTTGGTCAACGGCGAAAATCTAGGCGGGTCTGAATTAGCTGACACGCTAAATGCGCTCGGAAAGGTAAACGGTAAGCAAGCACTAGCCACACCGGATCAGGTCAACAAGATTAAAGCGCATATCGTCTCGTACGAGTCGCCTTACAAGGACTTGCGCACCGAAATTCGGAACGTGGAAGAAAACCTCATGTCTGAGTACGCTGGATTCTTGATTGGCAACCAGAGTTTAGACTTTCAAAAACAGGACGGCATTACagaaattgaagaatccATCATGGCTAACACTATCGAACGACGCTTAAATGATTTTCTCTTGCGCGACGAAGCTGAAGGAGTCGTGGAAATCAGTCGAAAACCCATTTACGTTAGCTGCGTGTCTAATTTTACTAACTTCTTGGATCTTTCGCGAAAAACTCTGCGATCGCTTGAGGTTGGCATTCCCTGCATTGTCCTCGGACGCAGCGACACATCCCAACATTCGTATCGCTGGACGCAGCTATTGCTACAACTGATTCTAAATGAAGGTATTGACCCAGGCATGCTAACGTTCGTGTCCAGTTCACTGAATCAAATTGAAGAGATCACGACTTCTTGCCAAAATCGCACTGGTAATTTGTACGCAACATGTTCGAGGGAGTTGGCAGCTTCCATCAAGCAATCATATTTTAATACGATTGCTAGTACTGGTGGGCCAAACACCTTGTTGACGACCACTATGGACGAGAATGTTCGGTTAGCAATAAAAACGAGTGCAACAATTGAGAGTTCAGGACGGTGCACAGCGTTGCGACATTGTGTTGTGCCGCTGTCCACTAAGGACGAAGATATAATGGGTATATTCGATTCGGTCAAAGAGATTTCGGATGGACCGTTTGCCGTAAAGAACAAGCTTTTTGACGGCATTTATGCCAATCACGAAGGGAGTGCGATTCCGTCGGGGCTTGATCGTCACGAGAACGTGGATGCTTTTATAAAAATTAGCGATCATTTGCCTGTCTTGGGTATCAAAGAGTTTTGGCGGAAAGTGACGGTGGACTTTTCTCGCGTCAACCCGACGAATGAAGAAGATCTGGATCGCCTGGTGGTCTGGTTGAATGAGAATCAACCAATTTCTTTGGCAATAAATGGTCCTCGTCTCCAGGTACTCAAACTGGGACGAACTCTGTTCGAGAGGACGGGAATGGTTGTCTATACGATTGGAAGCCCTGACAAGCTGGAGATGCCTCCGGCGATGACTTGCCAAGCTCGACCGCAAGAAGGCGAGTGCTTCGGCGAGTTCCCCCCGCGTGCAAGTCTATCTCGGTATACTAAGTACCCCGTTGTCGTTCCAAGCTCTAATCCTTCGTATGACGCTAAATACACGACGGATTACCTGAGGAAGCTTTCTGTTAGTGAGTTTTTTGGCAAAAGCACTCAAGCTATCCTTGATCACATTTCCGAGTCGACAGTCCTTGGCTATTGTATCCTACTAATCGAATACTTGCAAAATGCTACCGGTCAAAATCCAAAGAGGGGACTTGGTGTAGGTAGAACATCGCTTTGGGGTCTCCAACGTCCGCCGTTGGGAATGAAATCATTTGTCCATTGTGGGAAGGATACTACCTGGGACGAGTTGGCTCCGATCTACATAATTTTTCACGTCACAACAGCAAGAGACCAAATTGAGCTGTCTATTGACCCACAGAACAAAGTTCTTATCAAGCAATGCAGCCTTATGAAGCTCCCATTGACAGAGGAAAGTAAGCAGGCCATGGAGGACCGCCTCAAAGGCAGGAATGATGTTTTTAGTATTGTGGATGCAGAACCTCTTCAAGAATTTCCAATGGTTGGCCAGTTCGTCAGCGTATATTTGCCGCTCGGCCATATCAAGAGCACGATGCCCAATGACGAAGAGTTTGCCTTGCGGGCAGCGGCATCGAACAAATGGTTGACTACTCTGTTTTGA